The following is a genomic window from Pan paniscus chromosome 18, NHGRI_mPanPan1-v2.0_pri, whole genome shotgun sequence.
ggtgcagtggtgccatctgggctcactgcaacttctgcctcctgaggttgaacctctgggttcaagcgattctcttgcctcagcctcctgagtagctgggattacaggcttgtgccaccacgcctggctactttttttctgagatggagtttcgctcttgttgcccaggctggagtgcaacggcgtgatctcagctcactgcaacctctgcctcccgggttcaagtgattctcctgcttcagcctcccgagtatctgggattagaggcatgcaccaccacacctggctaattttgtatttttagtagagacggggtttctccatgttggtcgggctgatctcgaactcctgacctcaggtgattcacccgccttggactcccaaagtgctgggattacaggcgtgagccactgcacccagccctaatttttatatctttagtaaagacggggtttcactttgttggccaggctggtctcgaactcctgacctcaggtgattcccctgcctcagcctccaaaaatgctgggattacaggcatgagccaccacacctggaccttATTGTTTCTGGCTTCTATCTGATTCTGCAACCGGAACAGAAGCTCCCGAGAGCAGGCAGTGCATTTGTTTTGCTGATCATTTTCTCCCTGGTGTCTAGAACAGGTCCAGTACATAGCCAGTCTCCATACGTGTTTGTTAATGAAGGAAGGaaccaggaaggaaggaaagagagagagtacAATGGATGAAATAGAGAAGTAAGTTAGGGGAGGTGAGGAAGAGATTACTTTCACCAGGTAGTAAAATGTAAGGTCTCAGCTGAGAGCCGAACATGGAGAAGGAGCCAGCTGTGCAAGGTGCCAAGGAGAGCATTCCCGGCAGACAGGAAGCAGGTGCAAAGGCCAGGAGGAGGAGAGAGTCTGATGCCTTGGAAGAAAGAAGGCCACTGTGGCTGGACTGGAGCCAGCAATGGGGAGGCCAAAGAGGAAGGAGATGTCACATCATGAAGGCCTTTGACGGCCGTGGTGAAGGGACCTTATCTGAAATGTCTGTAACACACACGTGTCCTCTGACACTTGGCGCTGGATTTCTCTCAGGCACTTTAAACTCATCACCCCCTGAAGCAGACACTGTGGGTGCCCCACCCATATACCTGCATGGCCCACCTTGGAAGTCATATACTGTGACAGTTTCCAGACACCCTGACTTGCAGCTCCTCCTGGAGTTTCTTGTCTGAGGCTGCTCTTGGGAGGAGGGAGTGTGCTCCGTGTTCTCAGCAGGCCTGAAGTGTGTGGGCATTTCTGCAGCTTTTAGCCAGTGACAGACACAAATCAGGGAATAGATACCCCAACCACCTGGCCCCTCAAGGAACATTGCTATGGGGTGTTCTTCACAGTGTCTCAGAGTGTCCTTTTTGGGATGAGGCTCCAACTGCTCTTTGTGGTAACCTGACAAATGACACACCCTtacgccaggcgtggtggctcacacctgtaatcccagcacttcgggaggctgaggcagtttggctcaggattttgagaccagcctgggcaacatagtgaaaccccatctctataaaaaatacaaaaattagccgagtgttgTGGCGTgcccgtagttccagctatttgggaagctgaggtgggaggatcccttgagcccaggaggtcgaggctgcagtgagctgtgatcacaccactgtactccagccttggtgacacagcaagaccctgtctcaaaacaaagaaacacatgCTTTGTTGGCTTTTCTCCTTGTTTCATTTCTCTTCCCTACACCATCACAGTCCATACTGGAATCACCTCCTCAGGAAAGTCATTGCACACAAATTCTCATCTCAGGTTCTCCTTTTAGAGGAACACAAGCTAAGGTACTCCTTCATCCAAACTCTGTCATATTACACTCAAAGCATTTTTCTCTGTTCCCCATCTCCGGGATGACCATCGCTGCCATAATCAGGCAGGACTTTCCTTCGACTGTCTCCTGACATCCAAGTCTGGTCAATTCTTCTAGAAAGGTAGACATACAGATATTAACCAGCCTCTCCCTTCTTGAATCCAGTCCTGTGCTGAGAAATGAGACTCCAGGGATGAATCAGATCAGTCctgctctttttaatttttatttacttattttttaagagatgaggtctcactccgctgcccaggctggtttcaaactcctgagctcaagtgatcctcctgctgcagcctcccaaagtgctaggattacaggcatgagcccccacacccagccagtcCTGCTCTTGAGGAGACACTAGTTTGTTGGGAAGACAGACCTGGACCCAGGCAAGGGCCACACAGTGTGCTCAGAACTACATCAGAAATGTCAGAGAAGTCTTTCTTGAAGAGGCGACACAGGCTGGGTACTGAAAGCTGAGTAGGAGTTGGCCATTTGGGAGACAGGGAAGTGCTCTAAACAGAAGACACAGTTTGTGCAAGGATTTGGTGGGGATAAAAATATCTggtcaaaaaaagcaaaaagcaaaaatctgGGCTGGGTAGGTTAAAGGAGTGGGAAAGGATTTCTGATTTCCTCTAGATTTGGTTTGGAGAAGCAGGGGGAAGGATGAGCGGGAATTGGGGCATGGCCAGGATTGGAAATCAGGCTGAAGAGCTTGTACTAAGAGCTATGGAGGGTTCCTGAGGAGGGCGAGTCACCCTGTCAGACTTGGATTTGAAAATGATTCCTCTGGATTAGTTAAATCCAGGGGTGCTAGCTTAGCTAAGGAAGCGATGCATTTTTAGGGAGTAAAAGAGTGATTTTGAGCCTGGAGCACAGGGGAGAGGGCGGATGCTAAGGCCCAGGAAAGAGTGCTCTTGAACTTGGAAGGGCCCAGCTCCCCAAGACCAGCCTTCAGCCTTGATATGACCTGATTCAGCTAAACAAAGCTGGGGAGCGGGAATGAGACCTGGGGGACTTGTCGGCTCAGTGCCCCTGAGGTAACCATTAATCCTTCCCCTGGGGGAATCCAGGGGCTGGTTCCTGGATGGGGCAGATCCTGGGGAGAATGGAGGAGCACACAGAGGCAGGCTCGGCACCAGAGCTGGGGGCCCAGAAGGCCCTGATTGACAATCCTGCTGACATCCTAGTCATTGCTGCATATTTCCTGCTGGTCATTGGCGTTGGCTTGTGGGTGAGGAGTTGGGGGGTGTGCTGCTGGTGGCTGCTGGCTTCGGGGGCCTGGGGGAAAAGTCTCAGGGGGACCCTAGGTGGGAGAATGATGCTTGGATCTTTGAAGGAGAAACCTAGGCCTGGGGGCAAGCAGGTCTTTGGAAGTTCTCAGGGAGGCCCAGCCAACATTCCTCCCTTGTCTTCCCACTTTGGGACTGTGCTAGCTGAAGGGGTCCATGGATTTTCATCAGGGTCGACATTCTAAATGGGGTCTCATTCCCCTGGCCACATTGTGGCTGACCAGCAGAAAATATTCAAGGTCCCCAGGAAGGTCAAGCCAAATCCACACATGATAAATCCTGGGGAGTTGGGATGGGactagtggctcacacctgtaaccccagcactttgggaggccaaggcagggggatcactgaggccaggagtttgagaccagactggccaacatggtgaaaccatatctcttttttatttaaaaaatttattttaaaaattatttacttttaaatagagaggggtctcaccatgttgcccaggctagtcttgaactcttaggctcaagcaatccttctgcctctgcctcccaaagtgctgggattacagatgtgagccactgtgcctgggtgagaccttgtttcttaaaaagaaaaaagaaaaaaaaaagaaagaaaggaaaaattaggcatggtggtgtgtgtgcctgtagtcacaactactcggaggccaaggtgggaagattgcttgagcccaggagttcaaggctgcagtgagctatgatcatgtcactgcactccagcctaggagacagagcgagaccttgtctctaaaaagaaagacagatgtggggctgggtgcggtggttcatgcctcagtactttgggaggccgaggcaggtgaattgcttgaagccaggagttcaaggccagcctggccaacatggtgaaaccctgtctctactaaaatacacacacacacacacacacacacacacacacacacacacgcacacacacaaaaagctgggtatagtggtgtgtgcctataatcccagctactttggaggctgaggcatgagaattgcttgaacctgggaggtggaggttgcagtgagccgaaatcacaccactgcactccagcctgggcaacaagagcaagactctgtctcaaaaaatgagaaaaaaaaaaaaaaaagaaagaaaaagaaaaaatatgtgaaaaaaactgGGGGAATTGGACACTGGGATTAGAGCCTGGGTTGCCCTGAGTGTCTGGGAGGAGTTGGGGGTGGGAGTGCAAATGATCAGGGAAACTTGGCTCGTTAATCTTCAGCCAGAAACAAGGCTGAGGAATGTGTTGAGGTGGCTGATGAGGTCCAAGGCTGTGCCCCAAACCCAGGTCTCccccgcctctgtctcccagtccaTGTGCAGAACCAACAGAGGCACTGTGGGCGGCTACTTCCTGGCAGGACGCAGCATGGTGTGGTGGCCGGTGAGACGGGCTGGGCCGGGAACGGGAGGGGCCTGGAGAAGCAGCCCTGCTCACTCCCTCCTCTGGCCACCCAGGTTGGGGCCTCTCTCTTCGCCAGCAACATCGGCAGTGGCCACTTTGTGGGCCTGGCAGGGACTGGCGCTGCAAGTGGCTTGGCTGTTgctggattcgagtggaatgtGAGGCCCTCTTTTTTCCAATAACCCCACCCTCAGTGAGAACACCTGGAAGGGTCACACCTTAGGGAAACTCCAGGAAAGGGGGAATGAGACTGGCAGTGGGACTTCCCAACTGCGGGGTGTGGCTGGGCTGGGAGTGGAGGTCATACATCTAGCCAGGAAGCAGAGGGGTGCAGGGGTGACCACTGTTGGTCCTGCTTCTGACTTGCCATGTGAGCCAGCCTGCACCAGCCACTGCCTCTGGGAGCTTCCATTTATTCCTCTCTGAGTGGGGTGAGCAGCCTCAAAGCCAGGGAAGCACCTGCTCAGATGCGCTCCGAAGCTGTGGTCTGTGAGGAATTTGGGGCCAAGTTAAAGCCCTTTGCAGAAGTGAGGAGCAGAGACAAAGCTCTGGGACTGAGGCTCCTGTTGGAGGGGAGATTGGGCTTTGAGctcagggcttcctggaggaggagactGCTGAGCTGATCCTTGAGGGACACAAGGTTTGGGTGGCTTTGGCTCAGGTCAGTCTGAGGGGTCTATGCTGGGGTTCATCTCTAGATGATCATAGGGACAACATTGGGAAAAACGGGCCAGAAGTGATAGCCTGGGGAGACAAGGAGGGCTCCAGTTAAGAGCCCAGGAGGGTGTCAGCTCTGTTCCTTGGTGCCCAGGGCCCCGGGGCCATCACCTGCAGTTGTCCTCTGGGCCCCAGATGTGGCCCTTCCCAGGGCCACTTGCTTGGAGTAGCACCTTCATGAAGAGGTCAGATCCTCAGGGATGAGGGCAAAGCCACCCTCAGCGGCAATATTGCCCCCCGTAGGCGCTCTTCGTGGTGCTGCTACTGGGCTGGCTGTTTGCACCCGTGTACCTGACAGCGGGGGTCATCACGATGCCACAGTATCTGCGCAAGCGCTTCGGCGGCCGCCGCATCCGCCTCTACCTGTCTGTGCTCTCCCTTTTCCTGTACATCTTCACCAAGATCTCAGTGAGTGCCTGTGGCAGACGCGATTGGGCCCTAGAAGGGCGGGGCTCAAGTGGGGTCTCTAGAGAACCCTAGAGGGCGTGAGACCTAGGAGAAACCACTGCGAGGGTTATGATgatggaggcagagcctgcaatGAATGTCTCCGGGGCACCAGCTACAGTGCTGGGACCTGGAAAAATGGAGGGAAGCTTTGAGGCTAGTAGGGCATGGCCTGGGCAGGAGGTGGGCTGGGGACACTGCCCTGGGTCCTGACCTGGCACTTGCTTCTCCCCCAAGGTGGACATGTTCTCCGGAGCTGTATTCATCCAGCAGGCTCTGGGCTGGAACATCTATGCCTCCGTCATCGCGCTTCTGGGCATCACCATGATTTACACGGTGACAGGTGCCAGCAGGGGCTTAGGAAAGGGAGTGGGCCTGGGACACTGCTGCCAGCTGTGGCCAGGGTTTAGGGAGCTGCCAGAGGAAAGCAAGCTGGAGAGGTCTGGAAGTGTGGTGTGGTCCAAGCAGGAGAAGGAACTAAATCTTTGGAGAGCAAAGGCTTCCTCTCTTTCCACTGTCTCTTGGATTTTGACTGGAAGTTCAGAGAGAAAGCCATGCTGGGCTTGAGTGAGGACTTTGAGAAAAGGAAGATTTAGCAGCTCTTGCCTGCCTTGAACACCTGGGAGAGCACACCTGACGAGTCTCCAAGATCTCTGGCCAAACCCAGTATGGTTCATAGGgacctggggtggggcctgaggtcAGATGCGGACCAGAGTAGGCAGGGCTTGGTGCCAAGGCCCGCTTGAGGGGACCCACCTCCAGAAGGAACCGAACTGATTATAGGACCTTAGACAATCATCCTCTCCTATGATGACGCAGAAAAAACTGGGGCCGGCTGggagcggctcacgcctgtaatcccagcactttgggaggccaaggcgggcggatcatgcggtcaggagtttgagaccagcctggccaacatggtgaaaccccgtctctactaaagatacaaaaaattagctggacgtggtggcccgcccctgtaatcccagctactcgggaggctgaggcaggagaattgcttgaaccgggcaggcggaggttgcagtgagctgagatccaccattgcactccagcctgggcgacagggcaagactccatctcaaaaacaaaaacaaaaacaaacaaaactggggCCTAGAGGGGGCTGCTAGTGGGGGTCCTGCAAGTAGGCGCCTGGCCCTAAAACTCAGCCACACTCTGCCCGCCAAGCCCTGCCTGTTGGTGCCTGCGTGCATGAGCCCCGAGAACAGGCTATcgttttgaaatttattctccAGGAAGGGGAACTCTTTCAAATTCCCACAAAGACGCCTTATTGCTAAGGCCAGCCTGTAACATAAACAGCTGGGCTGTCCCCTGACCCCGGCCTGTTGCAGGAGGGCTGGCCGCGCTGATGTACACGGACACGGTACAGACCTTCGTCATTCTAGGGGGCGCCTGCATCCTCATGGGTTACGGTAGGGGCTCGCCTACCAGGGAGGGGCGCGGAGGGCATGGTCGCGGAGCTCTCGGCCTGCGCGCGGGGCCGTTGCGCGTCTCCGGTCTGAGGGTCCTAAGGAGGGTCCCCTGACGGCCTTGCCCGGCAGCCTTCCACGAGGTGGGCGGGTATTCGGGTCTCTTCGACAAATACCTGGGAGCAGCGACTTCGCTGACGGTGTCCGAGGATCCAGCCGTGGGAAACATCTCCAGCTTCTGCTATCGACCCCGGCCCGACTCCTACCACCTGCTCCGGCACCCCGTGACCGGGGATCTGCCGTGGCCCGCGCTGCTCCTCGGACTCACAATCGTCTCGGGCTGGTACTGGTGCAGCGACCAGGTGCGGGTATAGGGCTGCGCCTGCAGTGAGGCCGGGGCGGAGCCGAGACGGGCGTAGCCTGAGTCCCTCCCCGCCTTCCCCACAACTGTCTAAGGCGCAGTCTGAGGGGCGGGAACCCCTCGGGTTGGTGCTAAACCAGACAGAAGGCTCCATCTACTCCAAGCGTGCAGCTGAACTTGGGGCACTCACGAGCCAGAGGCGGGGCACAGAGCGGAACGGGGCGCGGGGCGGGGCCGAGGGGACGCCCGCAAGCGGGCAGCTGAACGCCCCTCCCGTAGGTCATCGTGCAGCGCTGCCTGGCCGGGAAGAGCCTGACCCACATCAAGGCGGGCTGCATCCTGTGTGGGTACCTGAAGCTGACGCCCATGTTTCTCATGGTCATGCCAGGCATGATCAGCCGCATTCTGTACCCAGGTAACGTCCCTGCCCCGCCCCTTTCCTGTGCCAGCAACCGGGCGCCCGTCGCCCAGTTCCGTCACCCTCCTAAGACTCGGCAGTTTGGGCCCGGAGTCCCGCCTCCCTCCGGGGGTCGCACGCCTCCTCTGCTAGGATTCCCAGTCCCCACCTCCTGGGATTCCCAGACCAGGCCCCGTCCTAGCGGTGCGGTGGCCTCTCTCTGGCAGACGAGGTGGCATGCGTGGTGCCTGAGGTGTGCAGGCGCGTGTGCGGCACGGAGGTGGGCTGCTCCAACATCGCCTACCCGCGGCTCGTCGTGAAGCTCATGCCCAACGGTAAGGGCAGCCCCGAGCCACAGGCGCAAGCTCGCTGTGGAGCCCGCTGCTGGGAGGGGTCGTCCCTCGCGCAGCTGCAGCCGCCCTGGACCCCCAGTGGCCCCAGCCTCACGGCTGCCGTCGGCCCGCAGGTCTGCGCGGACTCATGCTGGCGGTCATGCTGGCCGCGCTCATGTCCTCGCTGGCCTCCATCTTCAACAGCAGCAGCACGCTCTTCACCATGGACATCTACACGCGCCTGCGGCCACGCGCCGGCGACCGCGAGCTGCTGCTGGTGGGACGGTGCGGCCTGggctcccctcctccccaacGGATCAGCCCGGGGCGGGGGCTTGCGCACCTGCAGGGGAGCCCAGGGTCCGGGTTCGATCCGACGGCCTCCGCCGCAGGCTCTGGGTGGTGTTCATCGTGGTAGTGTCGGTGGCCTGGCTTCCCGTGGTGCAGGCGGCACAGGGCGGGCAGCTCTTCGATTACATCCAGGCAGTCTCTAGCTACCTGGCACCGCCCGTGTCCGCCGTCTTCGTGCTGGCGCTCTTCGTGCCGCGCGTTAATGAGCAGGTGAGCGGCACGCGCGTGGTGACGGCAGGGCTGGGCTTGCACATCCTCAGCAGGCTGACCTGTTTCCTTCGCAGGGCGCCTTCTGGGGACTCATCGGGGGCCTGCTGATGGGCCTGGCACGCCTGATTCCCGAGTTCTCCTTCGGCTCGGGCAGCTGTGTGCAGCCCTCGGCGTGCCCAGCTTTCCTCTGCGGCGTGCACTACCTCTACTTCGCCATTGTGCTGTTCTTCTGCTCTGGCCTCCTCACCCTCACGGTCTCCCTGTGCACCGCGCCCATCCCCCGAAAGCACGTGAGTGGCCAGGTGCCCCAGGCAAGCACTGTGGGACACAGCACCTACCCTCTGCTTCCTGGAGTGCCCAGCTGGGAGGACCTGAATTTCTCGACTGAGAGTTGGGAATGGGCTGGGGGTCCAGCTGCAGTTGCAATTGCAGAgcaagaatttttatttaaatacatttatttgaacCGGCCTGGGGGAGGCTTGATGTTGATGGGTTGGTGATTAAAGCCTCCCAAAGCCAATCCTTGGCATGGCCTTTGGGACTCAAAACACAGGATCTGACTGGTGGGCACAATACCATCTTGAACGCCCACAAAAAGGTTTGGTTTTGTTGCCAAAGGGCAGGTGGCTCCAGGCAGGGCTGATGGTGGCAGGGTGGGGTGAGGACAGGACAAGAGATCTGGGTGTGGAAGGATGGCCGGGTTTCTGCAGCAGCAGGAGGAAAGGGTGGGAGCACACAGGCACAGAACACTGTGAGCAGGACTGCCAGGCCAGTGTCACAAGCGCTACCATCTGGGTGTAGACAGACCTGAGCTGATAAAGCTGGGGGAGCAAGGCCAACGGCTTTAAACACAAGCTCAGGGGCTTGGGGTTTATCCCGAGGGCACAGGGCAGCCATGTAGGGTGGAGTTGGCATGAGTTGAGCCTGGGCTGGGTGTGTAGACTGGACAGAGGTGGGTAGGGCAGGCAGTGACGAGCTGGTGTGCAAGAGActttagggccaggcatggggggACAGAACTCCCACCTCGTTTGTGCTCCCACCCTCCCCAGCTCCACCGCCTGGTCTTCAGTCTCCGGCACAGCAAGGAGGAACGGGAGGACCTGGATGCTGATGAGCAGCAAGGCTCCTCATTCCCTGTACAGAATGGGTGCCCAGAGAGTGCCATGGAGACGAATGGTAGGGCACCAtgctgggaggtggggctggAGAAGCTGAGTTCCCGCAAACTAACTGCAGGGCCTCAATTTCCCTCAGAGCCCCAGGCCCTGGCACCAAGCCTCTTCCGCCAGTGCCTGCTCTGGTTTTGTGGAATGAGCAGAGGTGGGGTGGGCAGTCCTCCGCCCCTTACCCAGGAGGAGGCAGCGGCAGCAGCCAGGCGGCTGGAGGACATCAGCGAGGACCCGAGCTGGGCCCGTGTGGTCAACCTCAATGCCCTGCTCATGATGGCAGTGGCCGTGTTCCTCTGGGGCTTCTATGCCTAAGACCAACTGCGTTGGACACCATAAGCCACAGCCTCACAGGAAGTGGGGGTGAGGAGCCTGCGGTGCTCCCCAGAAAAGGGGAAGGGGCAGTGGGGTGAGAAGGTCCTGGCTCCCCTTCTCCCGGCCTTCCTCTGCCTGGGGCCCACTGCATCTGATTGGCAGTCACTTCCCATGAGGGCCTGGCCCACCCACTGCAGTTGCCCTAAGGAAAAATAAAGCTGCCTTTCCCCTGTCCTGCTGTGGCCAAAGTGTCCTTGCTCCAGGTTCCTGCCCTGGGCTTGGGCCTCCGTCTGGGCTGCTCACAAGACCTTCTTTTTGGGAGACAGAAGCCATGTGGCCCTCCACTCATCCACCTCTAGCTGGTGCTTCTCGGTCTTCCAGCCGGCATCCTGCAGTCCTGGGGAGAGATCATGGGGTGCTGCCGGGAATGCTGGGGACAAGGGTAAGGAGAggcacaggctgggtgcaggcTTTGTGCACTACTGGGGCTCCCACTGCCTCTGCTGGGTGAGTATGgcataaaatgaggctgaaaccacACCTGGCTGCAGCAAGAATTCGTTGAAATGGCACACAGAAGAGCGCTGGGATGGAACAGGCGCCAGACAAAACATCCTCATCAGCCAATGTGAGGGCCTCCCTGCTCCATCCTCCCATTTCCTACATGCCAACTGGGATTACACAGACTGTCTACACTGATACCACTTCAAAGACCATTCTAAGCTCTCCGTCCTATAAACAGGGAAACTGAGTAACTGAGTCCCAAACTTAGGATTGCAGAGagaatccatcttttttttttttttttttttgagatggggtctctgtcacccaggctggggtacagtgacacaatctgggctcactgcaacctctgcctcctaggctcaagtgatcctcccatctcagcctcctgacagtcccacaggcgtgcatcaccacgcacagctaatttttttatatttttg
Proteins encoded in this region:
- the SLC5A2 gene encoding sodium/glucose cotransporter 2: MIRETWLVNLQPETRLRNVLRWLMRSKAVPQTQVSPASVSQSMCRTNRGTVGGYFLAGRSMVWWPVGASLFASNIGSGHFVGLAGTGAASGLAVAGFEWNALFVVLLLGWLFAPVYLTAGVITMPQYLRKRFGGRRIRLYLSVLSLFLYIFTKISVDMFSGAVFIQQALGWNIYASVIALLGITMIYTVTGGLAALMYTDTVQTFVILGGACILMGYAFHEVGGYSGLFDKYLGAATSLTVSEDPAVGNISSFCYRPRPDSYHLLRHPVTGDLPWPALLLGLTIVSGWYWCSDQVIVQRCLAGKSLTHIKAGCILCGYLKLTPMFLMVMPGMISRILYPDEVACVVPEVCRRVCGTEVGCSNIAYPRLVVKLMPNGLRGLMLAVMLAALMSSLASIFNSSSTLFTMDIYTRLRPRAGDRELLLVGRLWVVFIVVVSVAWLPVVQAAQGGQLFDYIQAVSSYLAPPVSAVFVLALFVPRVNEQGAFWGLIGGLLMGLARLIPEFSFGSGSCVQPSACPAFLCGVHYLYFAIVLFFCSGLLTLTVSLCTAPIPRKHLHRLVFSLRHSKEEREDLDADEQQGSSFPVQNGCPESAMETNEPQALAPSLFRQCLLWFCGMSRGGVGSPPPLTQEEAAAAARRLEDISEDPSWARVVNLNALLMMAVAVFLWGFYA